From Thunnus maccoyii chromosome 21, fThuMac1.1, whole genome shotgun sequence, the proteins below share one genomic window:
- the cavin4b gene encoding caveolae-associated protein 4b, whose product MADKPGLPTGGGDDAGSIMALLERVAGLMDSVQTTQQRMEERQLELENTVKTIQSDVVKLTSDHATTSSTVDRLLEKTRKVSRHIKDVRVRVENQNIRVKKVEATQVDLLAKNKFRVVIYQGDQEVKAVAPGNEPAEHSGGGGAGARAEVEPDKFELPPESDEEYMVVEEADSSAASRMKKTGLTRIESFKATFSKQNMSKTRESLGTKVNKFGERIVTAERREKIRQSGERLKHSGERLKETITKSVPAKLNLKKERTVAEGQEGAEGATEGAVPVPPPKGRKGTPDAAKAAADEGKAEESEVPMYDMKQLS is encoded by the exons ATGGCAGACAAACCAGGCTTGCCGACGGGTGGTGGAGATGACGCTGGAAGCATCATGGCATTGCTGGAGCGCGTGGCGGGCCTCATGGATAGTGTCCAGACCACACAGCAGCGCATGGAGGAGCGTCAGCTGGAGCTGGAGAACACAGTGAAGACCATCCAGTCCGACGTCGTCAAGCTGACCAGTGACCACGCCACCACCAGTTCTACCGTTGACCGGCTGCTGGAGAAGACGCGCAAGGTCAGCCGCCACATCAAGGACGTCAGGGTGCGAGTGGAGAACCAGAACATCCGGGTGAAGAAGGTGGAGGCCACCCAGGTCGACCTCTTGGCCAAGAACAAGTTCAGGGTGGTCATTTATCAG GGTGACCAGGAGGTGAAGGCCGTCGCGCCAGGCAATGAGCCAGCAGAACACAGCGGGGGCGGCGGCGCCGGCGCCAGAGCCGAGGTGGAACCGGACAAGTTCGAGCTCCCTCCAGAGTCGGACGAGGAGTACATGGTGGTGGAGGAGGCTGACTCCTCAGCAGCCAGCCGCATGAAGAAGACGGGCCTGACGCGCATCGAGAGCTTCAAAGCCACTTTCTCCAAGCAGAACATGAGCAAGACCCGCGAGAGCCTGGGCACTAAGGTCAACAAGTTTGGTGAGCGCATTGTGACGGCCGAGAGGCGCGAGAAGATCCGCCAGTCTGGCGAGAGGCTGAAGCACTCAGGCGAGAGGCTGAAGGAGACCATCACCAAGAGCGTCCCGGCCAAGCTCAACCTGAAGAAGGAGAGGACTGTGGCAGAGGGCCAGGAAGGAGCTGAGGGCGCCACGGAGGGAGCCGTGCCCGTCCCGCCTCCCAAGGGCCGCAAGGGCACCCCAGACGCCGCCAAGGCGGCTGCTGACGAGGGCAAGGCAGAGGAGTCAGAGGTGCCAATGTACGACATGAAGCAGCTATCGTAA